In one Hyphomicrobium sp. 99 genomic region, the following are encoded:
- a CDS encoding ABC transporter substrate-binding protein, translating into MRKTQLSLLLSAIAAISASTFSGQTLAADSSDPIKLVLNDWTGELLSTRIMGEALKREGIKVDYVQADAMAQFQGLQTGDLDVVMEVWATTQRDVFEKALKTGKVENLGESGMKAREEWWYPEYMKEKCPGLPDWKALKEPECVKAFSTADTAPKGRYLGAPVTWGGFDEERVAALGLDFEVIHAGTDAALFAELDSAYARKAPILLWIYAPHWAPSVYKGEFVEFPPYTPPCYEEKKYDCGKPFGPIWKAAWSGVKDKWPKAHAAISKFQMPTDEMNALIVKVDRDKQPLEDVAAKWLDENEARWKAWFQ; encoded by the coding sequence ATGCGAAAGACCCAGTTGTCTTTATTACTCAGCGCGATTGCCGCGATATCAGCTTCGACTTTCAGCGGCCAGACATTGGCGGCGGACTCTAGTGATCCCATCAAGCTCGTTCTCAATGACTGGACGGGCGAGCTCCTGAGCACGCGCATTATGGGCGAGGCACTGAAGCGGGAAGGAATCAAGGTCGACTACGTTCAAGCCGATGCCATGGCTCAGTTTCAAGGACTTCAGACCGGCGATCTCGACGTCGTAATGGAAGTCTGGGCGACGACGCAGAGGGATGTGTTCGAAAAGGCGTTGAAGACCGGGAAGGTCGAGAACCTCGGCGAGTCCGGCATGAAGGCCCGCGAGGAATGGTGGTATCCGGAGTACATGAAGGAGAAATGCCCCGGGCTGCCGGACTGGAAGGCATTGAAGGAGCCCGAGTGCGTCAAAGCATTCTCGACGGCCGATACCGCGCCTAAAGGGCGCTATCTCGGTGCGCCAGTCACATGGGGCGGGTTCGACGAAGAGCGGGTCGCGGCACTGGGATTGGATTTCGAAGTGATCCACGCGGGTACGGATGCGGCGCTCTTCGCTGAACTCGATTCCGCCTACGCTCGCAAAGCGCCGATCCTTCTGTGGATCTATGCGCCGCACTGGGCGCCTTCAGTCTACAAGGGTGAATTCGTCGAGTTCCCGCCCTATACGCCCCCTTGCTACGAAGAAAAGAAATACGACTGCGGCAAGCCATTTGGTCCGATCTGGAAAGCTGCCTGGTCGGGCGTGAAGGACAAATGGCCAAAAGCGCACGCCGCCATCTCGAAGTTCCAGATGCCCACGGACGAGATGAACGCACTCATCGTCAAGGTCGATCGCGACAAGCAGCCCTTGGAGGATGTTGCCGCGAAATGGCTCGATGAAAACGAAGCACGCTGGAAGGCCTGGTTTCAATAA
- a CDS encoding ATP-binding cassette domain-containing protein yields MKKEIGQFSDSPVKLSCRNLWKLYGPFPERFAQESQLHEALSSGREFTALRDINLDIRDGEIFVVMGLSGSGKSTLLRCLTRLVEPSFGEVLLDGAPLSSLDAQSLMNIRRHKMAMVFQNFALLPHLTVAENIALPLKIRGSDTAEINRVVPEMTALVGLSGMSQRLPHQLSGGQQQRVGLARALAGDPELLLLDEPFSALDPLIRRELQSEVIRLQSRLKKTMIFVTHDFNEAVRLGDTIVIMKDGKVVQTGAPEDIVANPVDDYVGSFVAGVDQTRVISCGRIATPAKSSSYAVTVDDRAKIVEVADLVANSKGPVGVVDQSGRVSGEIDATTVLRMLASGSRERLAS; encoded by the coding sequence ATGAAGAAAGAGATAGGTCAATTCTCTGATAGCCCGGTGAAGCTGAGCTGCAGGAATCTCTGGAAGCTGTACGGACCCTTTCCGGAGCGGTTCGCGCAGGAATCGCAGCTTCACGAAGCTCTGAGCAGCGGACGCGAGTTCACGGCGCTCCGGGACATCAATCTCGATATCCGGGACGGCGAGATTTTCGTCGTGATGGGGTTATCGGGATCGGGCAAGTCAACGCTACTGCGCTGTTTGACGCGACTTGTGGAGCCGAGCTTCGGCGAAGTCCTGCTGGACGGCGCGCCGCTGTCGTCTCTCGACGCACAAAGCCTGATGAACATTCGCCGTCACAAGATGGCGATGGTATTCCAGAATTTCGCCCTCCTGCCGCATCTCACTGTCGCCGAAAACATCGCTTTGCCGCTGAAGATCCGCGGATCCGATACGGCAGAAATCAATAGAGTCGTTCCGGAGATGACGGCACTCGTCGGGCTCTCGGGCATGTCGCAGCGATTGCCGCATCAACTTTCGGGCGGTCAACAGCAACGCGTCGGATTGGCTCGCGCACTCGCCGGTGATCCCGAACTTCTCCTTCTCGATGAGCCTTTTTCCGCACTCGATCCGCTGATCCGACGCGAACTGCAAAGCGAAGTCATCCGGCTGCAGTCCCGACTGAAGAAGACGATGATTTTCGTCACGCATGATTTCAATGAGGCTGTCCGGCTGGGCGACACGATCGTCATCATGAAGGACGGCAAGGTCGTTCAGACGGGTGCGCCGGAAGATATCGTCGCCAATCCTGTCGACGATTATGTCGGCTCGTTCGTGGCAGGCGTCGATCAGACCCGCGTCATCAGCTGCGGCCGCATCGCGACACCCGCAAAATCCAGTTCCTATGCTGTGACAGTGGATGACCGGGCGAAAATTGTCGAAGTCGCGGATCTCGTTGCGAACTCGAAAGGCCCCGTAGGCGTGGTCGATCAAAGCGGACGCGTAAGCGGCGAGATCGACGCGACGACTGTTCTTCGCATGTTGGCGTCAGGCTCTAGAGAAAGGCTGGCGTCTTGA
- a CDS encoding proline/glycine betaine ABC transporter permease → MPLRDGGFLRERRFGVVIAIALALILISTMVPAAGVYPLAWKLPLGSILTSVLEVIVEQISFITRAIAQIVQAPLVLASGLLVNGTEISFGTTTITLPPLSWAGISGAVIWAGYYAGGFRLALLQALGCAYLLLFGQWNGAMLTLASVAVCVPVAVISGLLVGVLAHLRPKLNTWLLAPGLDLMQTVPAFAYLIPTLLLFGFGPVAAMIATVIFAMPPMARVTCLALNQTPVEIRELAKMIGCTERQTIWRILLPSALPSLLVGLNQTVMMTLNMVIVASMIGAGGLGFDVLRALRQLDIDRGFEAGAAIVAIAVMLDRQGVAIAHLACPAETLRSRRWVWIAPVVFIIAMTLLGAEFGWLQNFPRELRFSTGGVLGEAVRWINVNYFDTMEAFRVFVLTYLMNPIKILLTTTPWLITLGFVTIAAYLIAGFRLALLSGFAFGFCLVTGLWDKAMITLYLCLSATVVAAVIGIPIAILAARFDGLYRATNVAVEVLQTLPSFVYLIPAVMLFRVGDFAALLAIVAFAITPIIKFTMTALRAVPADLIEAGRSMGCSNSQLDRYILLPIAFPTILLGINQAILFALAMVVITALVGTRDLGQEVYMALTAADPGRGIVAGLALAFLGIFIDRLFQAGVAGLQRRSNVNDGIGQEPVLSEVK, encoded by the coding sequence ATGCCGCTGAGGGATGGCGGGTTCTTGCGGGAACGGCGCTTTGGTGTCGTCATTGCGATCGCACTCGCTCTCATTCTCATCTCAACGATGGTGCCGGCCGCCGGGGTCTATCCGCTGGCGTGGAAGCTGCCGCTCGGCAGCATACTGACGTCGGTGCTCGAGGTCATCGTCGAGCAAATTTCATTCATAACCCGTGCGATCGCTCAGATCGTGCAAGCTCCACTGGTGCTCGCCTCCGGATTGCTTGTGAACGGGACGGAAATCTCGTTCGGCACAACAACGATCACGCTGCCGCCGCTGTCGTGGGCTGGAATTTCCGGCGCCGTGATCTGGGCCGGCTATTATGCGGGCGGATTCCGGCTTGCCCTGCTGCAAGCCTTGGGCTGCGCCTACCTTCTGCTGTTCGGGCAATGGAACGGCGCGATGTTGACGCTGGCGTCCGTCGCCGTTTGTGTGCCGGTTGCCGTCATATCGGGACTTCTCGTCGGCGTGCTCGCGCATCTTCGGCCGAAATTGAATACGTGGCTGTTGGCGCCTGGCCTCGACCTCATGCAGACGGTCCCGGCATTCGCCTATCTCATTCCAACGCTTCTGCTGTTCGGCTTCGGGCCTGTGGCCGCGATGATCGCGACTGTCATCTTCGCAATGCCGCCGATGGCGCGCGTGACGTGCCTGGCGCTCAACCAGACGCCGGTCGAGATCCGTGAGCTTGCGAAAATGATCGGCTGCACGGAGCGGCAGACCATCTGGCGCATTCTCCTGCCGTCGGCACTGCCATCACTGCTCGTCGGGCTCAATCAGACGGTGATGATGACCCTCAACATGGTCATCGTGGCATCGATGATCGGCGCGGGTGGTTTGGGCTTCGACGTTCTGCGCGCCTTGCGGCAACTCGATATCGATCGTGGCTTCGAAGCCGGTGCGGCGATCGTTGCGATCGCAGTGATGCTTGATCGGCAAGGCGTTGCTATCGCTCACCTCGCATGTCCGGCGGAGACATTGCGCTCGCGGCGGTGGGTGTGGATCGCGCCCGTCGTCTTCATCATCGCGATGACGTTGCTCGGCGCTGAATTCGGTTGGCTGCAGAATTTTCCCCGTGAGCTGCGTTTCTCGACCGGCGGCGTCCTCGGCGAAGCCGTGCGCTGGATCAACGTCAATTACTTCGACACGATGGAAGCCTTTCGTGTGTTTGTGCTGACGTATCTGATGAACCCGATCAAGATTCTGCTGACCACGACGCCGTGGCTCATCACTTTGGGTTTTGTCACGATCGCAGCCTATCTCATCGCCGGCTTCCGATTGGCCCTGTTGAGCGGCTTCGCGTTTGGTTTCTGCCTTGTCACCGGACTTTGGGACAAGGCGATGATCACGCTCTATCTCTGCCTTTCGGCGACAGTGGTGGCGGCAGTGATCGGCATTCCGATCGCCATTCTCGCAGCGCGCTTCGACGGTCTTTATCGGGCAACGAACGTCGCGGTCGAAGTGCTGCAGACTCTGCCGAGCTTTGTCTATCTCATTCCGGCAGTGATGCTGTTTCGCGTCGGCGATTTTGCGGCACTCCTCGCCATCGTCGCGTTTGCAATCACGCCGATCATCAAGTTCACGATGACAGCCTTGCGTGCGGTTCCTGCAGATCTCATCGAGGCGGGACGGTCCATGGGCTGCTCGAACTCGCAGTTGGACAGATACATTCTTTTGCCCATCGCGTTTCCGACGATCCTTCTCGGCATCAATCAAGCTATTCTGTTCGCGCTCGCCATGGTGGTGATCACGGCGCTCGTCGGCACGCGGGATCTTGGCCAGGAAGTCTACATGGCGCTGACGGCCGCCGATCCTGGTCGCGGCATCGTTGCCGGCCTCGCCTTGGCATTTCTCGGAATCTTCATCGATAGGCTCTTCCAAGCGGGCGTCGCCGGCTTGCAGCGCCGATCAAACGTAAACGACGGCATCGGACAAGAGCCGGTGCTGAGCGAAGTCAAATAG